One segment of Ignavibacteriales bacterium DNA contains the following:
- a CDS encoding dihydrofolate reductase produces the protein MIISIIVAIAKNGVIGKANGEMSWHVKEEFQHFKNTTLGFPIIMGRKTFETLGKPLKGRLNIVVTRNKSYKTSFDDVVIKTSIDQAAEYCKSVKPEKIFIIGGGEIYKQAILFVDEMIITFMKFEAEGEVKFPKINYDEWNIEKINDHELFEIYRYVRKN, from the coding sequence TTGATCATTAGTATCATAGTTGCGATTGCAAAAAATGGTGTGATTGGTAAAGCAAACGGAGAAATGTCCTGGCACGTTAAAGAAGAGTTTCAGCATTTTAAAAATACTACTTTAGGCTTCCCGATTATTATGGGAAGAAAAACTTTTGAAACTCTTGGCAAGCCGTTAAAAGGCAGATTGAATATTGTTGTAACTCGAAATAAATCTTACAAAACAAGTTTTGATGATGTTGTGATTAAAACATCAATTGACCAGGCTGCTGAGTATTGCAAATCAGTTAAACCGGAAAAAATATTTATAATAGGCGGTGGTGAAATATATAAGCAGGCAATTTTATTTGTAGATGAAATGATAATCACTTTCATGAAATTTGAAGCGGAAGGGGAAGTTAAATTTCCCAAAATTAATTACGATGAATGGAATATTGAAAAAATAAATGATCACGAATTGTTTGAAATATATAGATACGTAAGAAAGAATTAA
- the thyA gene encoding thymidylate synthase has translation MKEYLDLVKLVIDEGTHKKSRTGIDTISYFGAFYKVDLQKGFPLLTTKKVEWKSLLKEVLWYLSGENHIRNLRQHTKIWDAWADEDGRLQTAYGRFWRRFPVPESNAILDGEVFVDEKNPFVHREKNGSLTFDQVGWVINEIKNNPNSRRLVISAWHPANAVISKLPPCHYTFTFNVNDGKLNCHLTQRSGDIALGIPFNLAAYSMLTQIIAQETNLELGSFAHTIVDAHIYYAKKGSAMEKYDHLEGLKLQLTRSPLPLPKLKIAKKPIDELMFEDFELIAYNFQDKIKFEVAV, from the coding sequence ATGAAAGAATATCTCGATCTGGTTAAACTTGTTATTGATGAAGGAACTCATAAAAAATCGCGAACGGGAATTGATACAATCTCATATTTTGGAGCTTTTTATAAGGTTGATTTACAAAAAGGTTTTCCACTTTTAACCACAAAAAAAGTTGAATGGAAATCATTGTTGAAAGAAGTTCTATGGTATCTATCCGGTGAAAATCATATCAGAAATTTAAGACAGCACACAAAAATTTGGGATGCATGGGCAGATGAGGATGGACGATTGCAAACCGCATACGGAAGATTCTGGAGAAGATTTCCTGTTCCGGAATCAAATGCTATATTGGATGGAGAAGTTTTTGTTGATGAAAAAAATCCGTTTGTTCATCGTGAAAAAAATGGTTCGTTGACTTTTGATCAAGTTGGCTGGGTAATAAATGAAATTAAAAATAATCCTAATTCCAGAAGGCTGGTTATTTCTGCTTGGCATCCGGCAAATGCTGTGATTAGCAAATTGCCGCCTTGTCATTATACTTTTACTTTTAATGTTAATGATGGAAAATTAAATTGTCATTTAACACAGCGTTCCGGCGATATAGCTTTGGGAATTCCATTCAACCTTGCTGCGTATTCAATGTTAACTCAAATTATAGCACAAGAAACTAATTTAGAGCTTGGTTCATTTGCTCACACGATTGTTGATGCGCATATTTATTATGCTAAAAAAGGTTCAGCAATGGAAAAGTATGATCATCTTGAAGGATTAAAATTACAGCTTACCCGTAGTCCTTTACCATTGCCAAAACTAAAAATCGCAAAGAAACCAATTGATGAATTAATGTTTGAAGATTTTGAGCTTATTGCTTATAATTTTCAAGACAAAATAAAATTTGAGGTTGCGGTTTGA
- a CDS encoding glycerate kinase, protein MNILIAPNSFKECANSVEISEIICQNFHKNTSHKILQKPISDGGDGFLNVIQSFSNVKKIVYNLYDKNNNTVKDFSVLYDEKDKTVFIESAELFGLKVMPLKKRKPLKLNTEILGEIILNLAKDVNAKKYEIEIVWIGIGGTSTIDFGIGALSKLGLSFFDILENPIEPNPLHFININKIENKIIKLPFQVKCIVDVDTDLIDNPGAIEIYGKQKGASDAELKIIKSGIKNILKIISDDKKNIFPQKLNGAGGGLAAGLNIFLDAQIIKAKDFIETKILKDLKLYNIDAVITGEGSFDNQSFEGKGSGIILNLFSKRNIPIFLINGSTNLSLDIILPKNVHIINLTDFYSSNELSIKNYHDGLSKTVQIVLNYLNK, encoded by the coding sequence ATGAATATTCTTATCGCTCCGAATAGTTTTAAGGAATGTGCAAACTCAGTTGAAATTTCTGAAATTATTTGCCAAAACTTTCACAAAAACACTTCACATAAAATATTACAAAAACCAATTTCAGACGGCGGTGATGGGTTTTTAAATGTTATCCAATCCTTTTCGAATGTAAAAAAAATAGTTTATAATCTTTACGATAAGAATAATAACACAGTAAAAGATTTTAGTGTCTTGTATGATGAGAAAGATAAAACCGTTTTTATTGAGTCGGCAGAGTTGTTTGGTCTAAAAGTTATGCCATTAAAAAAAAGAAAACCTTTAAAACTAAATACTGAAATACTTGGGGAGATAATATTAAATCTTGCCAAAGATGTTAATGCAAAAAAGTATGAAATTGAAATAGTTTGGATAGGAATTGGCGGCACATCAACTATCGATTTTGGAATTGGCGCACTATCAAAACTTGGATTGAGTTTTTTTGATATTCTGGAAAATCCCATTGAACCGAACCCACTTCATTTTATTAATATCAATAAAATCGAAAATAAAATTATTAAACTTCCATTTCAAGTAAAGTGTATTGTTGATGTTGATACAGATTTAATTGATAATCCGGGTGCAATTGAAATTTATGGAAAACAAAAAGGTGCTTCAGATGCTGAATTAAAGATTATTAAATCCGGAATCAAAAATATTTTAAAAATAATTTCCGATGATAAAAAAAATATCTTTCCCCAAAAACTAAACGGAGCTGGAGGAGGTTTAGCAGCTGGGTTGAATATATTTTTAGATGCTCAAATAATTAAAGCTAAAGATTTTATTGAAACAAAAATATTAAAAGATTTAAAACTCTATAATATTGATGCAGTTATAACAGGTGAGGGAAGTTTTGACAATCAATCTTTTGAGGGTAAAGGTTCTGGAATAATTCTTAATTTGTTTTCAAAACGGAATATTCCGATATTTTTGATTAATGGATCAACTAATCTTTCTTTGGATATTATTCTCCCCAAAAATGTTCATATAATTAATTTAACCGATTTTTATTCCTCAAATGAATTATCTATCAAAAATTATCACGACGGATTAAGCAAAACTGTCCAAATTGTGCTTAATTATCTTAATAAATAG
- a CDS encoding lipopolysaccharide heptosyltransferase family protein → MKQLRFLIARIDRIGDVVLSTPLPREIKKKHPDSFVAVLVKRYTKDIYLNNPHVDAIVTYDHSDKTEKGFWELVREIRGYKFSHGFMLLSNEKLNYVLFFCGIKHRVGVGHKLYQFLTFSKYVDRKKYIPLRHEADYSLDMVRNIGIKVQELRPEIFLSYDEKAQASALKNKLKSNNQILIGIHTTSGNSAPNLSVKSYLDLIVILRRNTNYLVLITDFNPPKELQNLPGVQYIFNGESLRKDIIKFSILDLLISNSTGPMHICAALQIPTLSVFCPISVCSSQLWGPLGNKSEIVLPEQSYCDTQCPIDPKKCDYSKEGGLTGEEIAKRVDQFLKR, encoded by the coding sequence ATGAAGCAGTTAAGATTTCTTATTGCAAGAATTGACAGAATTGGAGATGTTGTTTTATCTACTCCTCTACCACGAGAAATCAAAAAAAAGCACCCTGATAGTTTTGTCGCAGTTCTAGTTAAGCGTTACACAAAAGATATTTATCTGAATAATCCACATGTGGATGCAATTGTTACTTATGATCATTCTGATAAAACTGAGAAAGGTTTCTGGGAATTAGTACGGGAGATAAGAGGCTACAAATTTTCTCACGGATTTATGCTGCTTTCGAATGAAAAATTAAATTATGTACTCTTTTTTTGCGGAATTAAACACAGAGTTGGAGTTGGACATAAGCTTTACCAGTTTTTAACTTTTTCAAAATATGTTGATAGAAAAAAATATATTCCATTAAGACACGAAGCCGATTACAGCTTGGATATGGTTAGAAATATTGGAATTAAAGTACAGGAATTACGTCCTGAAATATTTTTAAGTTACGATGAAAAAGCTCAAGCTTCTGCATTAAAAAATAAATTAAAAAGTAATAATCAGATTCTCATCGGTATTCATACAACAAGTGGAAACTCAGCTCCAAATCTCTCTGTAAAAAGTTATCTTGATTTGATTGTAATATTAAGACGGAACACCAATTATTTAGTGCTAATTACAGATTTTAATCCGCCAAAAGAATTACAGAATTTGCCTGGAGTACAATATATATTTAATGGAGAAAGCTTAAGAAAAGATATTATCAAATTTTCAATTCTGGATTTACTGATTTCTAACAGTACGGGACCAATGCATATTTGTGCAGCATTACAAATTCCAACATTATCAGTTTTCTGCCCAATTTCAGTATGTTCATCACAATTATGGGGACCACTTGGAAATAAATCTGAAATAGTCCTTCCAGAACAAAGTTACTGCGATACACAATGTCCAATTGATCCTAAGAAATGCGACTATTCAAAAGAAGGCGGATTAACCGGAGAAGAGATTGCAAAAAGAGTTGATCAATTCTTAAAAAGATGA
- a CDS encoding glycosyltransferase family 2 protein, whose product MYTQNKISAIIITGNEENNIKDCLKSVQWADEIIVVDSESTDKTVEIAKDFTDKVFIRKWSGYSSQKTYALSLATNDWVLSIDADERVSEELSKEILGLDLNLYSGYYIKRDNYFLDKLIRGCGWGNDMQLRLFKKSEAKLSERMVHEKFIVNGSLANLKNSFAHYSYKNLNDAFTKINNYSTLEANEKVDKKTVNLFTLLISPAFYFLHHFIIRRGFLDGIHGIIISYMHMVTKLQVQLKIMEIKKNRKS is encoded by the coding sequence ATGTACACACAAAATAAAATATCTGCGATCATTATTACAGGTAATGAAGAAAATAATATTAAAGATTGCTTAAAAAGTGTGCAATGGGCAGATGAAATAATTGTTGTTGATTCTGAAAGCACAGATAAAACTGTTGAAATTGCAAAAGATTTTACAGATAAAGTGTTTATTAGAAAATGGAGCGGATATTCATCACAAAAAACTTATGCATTATCTTTGGCAACAAATGATTGGGTATTAAGTATTGATGCTGATGAACGCGTATCTGAAGAACTTTCGAAGGAAATCCTAGGACTCGATTTAAACCTATATAGTGGTTATTACATTAAAAGAGATAATTATTTTTTAGACAAATTGATTCGTGGCTGTGGCTGGGGCAATGATATGCAGTTAAGATTATTTAAAAAATCTGAAGCTAAATTATCAGAAAGAATGGTTCACGAAAAGTTTATTGTTAATGGAAGTTTAGCTAACCTCAAAAATAGTTTTGCACATTATTCTTATAAAAATTTAAATGATGCTTTTACAAAGATTAATAACTACTCCACGCTCGAAGCAAATGAAAAAGTTGATAAGAAAACTGTTAACTTATTTACACTTTTAATCAGTCCGGCTTTTTATTTTTTACATCATTTTATTATTCGAAGAGGTTTTTTAGATGGAATTCATGGAATAATCATATCGTATATGCATATGGTTACTAAACTTCAAGTTCAGTTGAAGATTATGGAAATAAAAAAGAATAGAAAATCTTAA
- a CDS encoding glycosyltransferase produces MKNKRICLVTSGHPPFDERIFWKFGKSVKDAGYSVSIFCSTQQIDKTIDGIVIKGFDGISYLKKQKINEFYNYLNQFKPDLVVCSEMLPVFAALKFKKQNPTIKIILDITEWFPENVAFKFKGIQRLIKYFQLIIPYIYILQKVDHLIIGEVSKKKRYDFLAASKPKTIIGYYPIVKFYNYKKPDLSKDEIVFGYAGVITYERGIVNLLDASIAIANKYPQKKIKLLLFGKFTFQNEQEDFKSRISSANNIDVEIADWTDYDKMSAVIERMDICFDLRERNFIYSNSLPIKLFEYMACGKPFIFSEINPIKNELDFQNFGQLVNPKNELEIVKAIEKYLTNPELLNRHSLSARKLIEGNINWENESKKLIELVNQILS; encoded by the coding sequence TTGAAAAATAAACGAATATGTTTGGTAACATCAGGTCATCCACCTTTTGATGAACGAATATTCTGGAAATTTGGCAAGTCTGTAAAGGATGCTGGATATTCAGTTTCAATCTTCTGTTCCACTCAACAAATTGATAAAACCATTGATGGAATTGTAATTAAAGGTTTTGATGGTATATCGTATTTGAAAAAACAAAAGATAAATGAGTTTTATAATTATTTGAATCAATTCAAACCCGATTTAGTTGTTTGTTCAGAAATGCTTCCTGTTTTTGCTGCATTAAAGTTTAAAAAACAAAATCCGACCATTAAAATCATTCTTGATATCACCGAATGGTTTCCGGAAAATGTTGCTTTTAAGTTTAAGGGAATCCAGCGGTTGATAAAATATTTTCAATTGATTATTCCATATATATACATTCTACAAAAAGTGGATCATCTAATAATTGGAGAAGTTTCTAAAAAGAAACGATATGATTTTCTTGCTGCATCAAAACCTAAAACTATAATTGGGTATTATCCGATTGTTAAATTCTATAATTATAAAAAGCCTGATTTATCAAAAGATGAAATTGTTTTTGGATATGCCGGCGTTATCACTTATGAACGCGGAATTGTAAATCTTTTAGATGCTTCAATTGCAATTGCAAATAAATATCCGCAAAAGAAAATTAAACTTTTACTTTTTGGGAAATTCACATTTCAAAATGAGCAAGAAGATTTCAAATCAAGAATTTCTTCAGCAAATAATATTGATGTTGAAATTGCTGACTGGACAGATTATGATAAAATGAGTGCGGTTATTGAGAGAATGGATATTTGTTTTGATTTACGTGAAAGAAATTTTATTTACAGTAATTCCCTTCCGATAAAATTATTTGAATACATGGCTTGCGGTAAACCATTTATTTTTTCTGAAATAAATCCTATAAAAAATGAGCTTGATTTTCAAAATTTCGGTCAGTTAGTTAATCCAAAGAATGAATTAGAGATTGTTAAAGCTATAGAAAAATATTTAACTAATCCGGAATTACTGAATCGACATTCTTTGAGCGCAAGAAAATTAATTGAAGGAAATATAAACTGGGAAAATGAATCGAAGAAGTTGATAGAGTTGGTTAACCAGATTTTAAGTTGA
- a CDS encoding glycosyltransferase: MLKILHIAPLNFAGVPYDFYKMHNACGDKSRIVTLHKNERVFQEDICLNLPLPNQTLAKILRKQKVQSLEVEGRSTAHYFESKNIFEKTYYKFYDFLIQPKIENAISEYSLNDFDIIHYDGGLDFYRDSRQALKWKRAGKKIVCCYYGSDLRIRGLIKELDEISDLNLTSEFDHLSLKKDLKYLFYPYDVSELPKKKERTSDVLKIVHSPTNRKYKGTELIISVIEKIKKERNIEFLLMENVKRQKLLEIKSECDISIDQVGGTMGGTGYGKAGLETLAMGIPTITNMTKEYADWLPENPFMVANNFDELYKVLTELTDNEKLRIENGKKGIDWVKKYHSFESVNENLMKLYREKGIIST; this comes from the coding sequence ATGCTAAAAATTCTTCACATCGCTCCACTAAATTTTGCTGGTGTGCCTTATGATTTTTATAAGATGCACAATGCTTGTGGCGATAAATCCCGAATTGTAACTTTGCATAAAAACGAAAGAGTTTTTCAAGAAGATATTTGTTTAAACCTGCCTCTTCCAAATCAAACATTAGCTAAAATTTTAAGAAAGCAAAAAGTTCAATCGCTTGAAGTTGAAGGAAGATCGACTGCTCACTATTTTGAATCAAAAAATATTTTTGAAAAAACTTATTACAAGTTTTATGATTTTTTAATCCAGCCAAAAATAGAAAATGCCATTTCAGAATATTCTCTAAATGATTTTGATATTATTCATTACGACGGCGGATTAGATTTTTATCGTGATTCAAGACAGGCGTTAAAATGGAAAAGAGCGGGAAAGAAAATTGTCTGCTGTTATTACGGAAGTGATTTAAGAATTCGTGGTCTGATAAAAGAACTTGATGAAATTTCCGATTTAAATCTCACAAGCGAATTTGATCATTTATCTCTAAAAAAAGATTTAAAGTATTTGTTCTATCCTTATGATGTTTCTGAACTGCCTAAAAAGAAAGAACGAACAAGTGATGTTTTAAAAATTGTTCACTCGCCAACTAACAGAAAATATAAAGGAACCGAACTAATAATTTCTGTAATCGAAAAAATCAAAAAAGAAAGAAACATAGAATTTCTTTTGATGGAAAATGTTAAAAGACAAAAGCTTCTTGAAATAAAAAGTGAATGTGACATTTCGATTGATCAGGTTGGAGGAACAATGGGTGGAACAGGATACGGCAAAGCTGGTCTTGAAACCCTTGCAATGGGCATTCCAACTATTACTAATATGACAAAAGAGTATGCTGATTGGTTGCCTGAAAATCCGTTTATGGTTGCTAATAATTTTGATGAATTGTACAAAGTATTAACTGAATTGACAGATAATGAAAAACTCAGAATTGAAAATGGTAAAAAAGGAATTGATTGGGTAAAAAAGTATCACAGTTTTGAAAGTGTGAATGAAAATCTAATGAAACTCTATCGTGAAAAAGGAATTATTTCAACTTAA
- a CDS encoding GNAT family N-acetyltransferase, translating into MLDYFQFDNKKITSEVWDEFVEQSDNGTMFSKRRFLAYHDKNKFKDKSICVTKDGKLHSIFTAALIERNGKKILSSHPGASYGGFVYNSELNFKEAHDLVDMMLELAKSVKADRIQLTLAPIIYQTKYSNYLDFALVRNGFQYLKREVSSVVQLDFEPDQLLNTYRAEARTATKKALKKGVEIVETERFDEYYEILKKNLKLRHGVNPAHTLEELKKVKNLFPLKVRLWGAFLNNEMLAGVCNFSVNKNVVLAFYISHDEKFQEYRPVNLLFYEIMKRYQAEGFKFLDFGIFTVIMEPNWGLGRFKENFGARGIFRDTFYKDI; encoded by the coding sequence ATGTTAGACTACTTTCAATTCGATAATAAAAAAATTACTTCGGAAGTATGGGATGAATTTGTTGAGCAATCAGACAATGGGACAATGTTCAGCAAAAGAAGATTTCTTGCTTATCACGATAAAAATAAATTTAAAGATAAATCAATCTGTGTAACCAAGGATGGAAAACTTCATTCCATTTTTACAGCCGCATTAATTGAAAGAAATGGAAAGAAAATTTTATCATCACATCCGGGCGCTTCTTACGGCGGATTTGTTTACAACAGCGAGTTAAATTTTAAAGAAGCTCACGATCTTGTTGATATGATGCTTGAGCTTGCTAAATCTGTAAAAGCAGATCGCATACAATTAACTTTGGCTCCGATAATTTATCAAACAAAATATTCCAACTATCTTGATTTTGCTTTAGTCAGAAATGGATTTCAATATTTAAAAAGAGAAGTATCAAGCGTTGTTCAGTTGGATTTTGAACCCGATCAATTATTAAACACTTATCGTGCAGAAGCAAGAACAGCTACTAAAAAAGCTCTTAAAAAGGGAGTTGAAATTGTTGAGACTGAAAGATTTGATGAATACTACGAAATCTTAAAAAAGAATTTGAAGTTAAGACACGGTGTAAATCCCGCACACACTTTAGAGGAATTAAAAAAAGTAAAAAATCTTTTTCCATTAAAAGTTAGATTGTGGGGAGCTTTTTTAAACAACGAAATGCTTGCAGGCGTTTGTAACTTTTCAGTAAATAAAAATGTTGTACTTGCATTTTACATTAGCCACGATGAAAAATTCCAGGAATACCGTCCTGTTAATTTATTGTTTTATGAAATAATGAAACGATATCAGGCAGAAGGATTTAAGTTTTTAGATTTTGGAATTTTTACTGTGATAATGGAACCGAATTGGGGTTTGGGTAGATTTAAGGAAAATTTTGGTGCACGCGGCATTTTTAGAGATACATTTTACAAAGACATTTAA
- a CDS encoding T9SS type A sorting domain-containing protein, which produces MNILIFLVLSLIPLQTSFSQWLMINSPSNVNDLIISSSGKMLAATNTGLYISTDNGTTWDSTFNNLNINKIKKDNLGNIYFNSGELYKSSDDGINWLNCFNSNSDLLIVNFDISSNNDIVIAAKYWYNYILKSEDNGNNWDTLGTFASMQSVDRILGITQNSSNSIFFSSYYHTSGGIVIELKLLWRTTDNGAYWERINSGVYFNNIYFFQDTMYLAAENNGAYISPSGIYKSYNEGDTLIIINNGLINKNTKKIIITPGNILLCFTYDGIYRSLDAGNYWQKLNLIGLLGGIKSIYFSDEGVLYACTTNGIGVFTGELPVELTSFIASHSLNKVQINWQTATELNNQGFEIQRKFENSDWITIGFRTGKGTKAEPTSYFYEDDISELNSDKLYYRLKQIDFNGTFSYSAEVEVITQPLDFALYQNYPNPFNPSTIINFAVKDAGLVSLKVYDILGSEVATLVNETKVAGNFAVEFNAANLPSGVYIYTLQINGYTESKKMLLLK; this is translated from the coding sequence ATGAATATATTAATTTTTTTGGTTTTAAGTTTAATTCCTCTCCAAACTTCCTTTTCTCAGTGGCTGATGATTAATAGTCCCTCGAATGTAAATGATTTAATAATTTCTTCTTCTGGAAAAATGTTAGCTGCAACTAATACTGGATTATATATTTCGACAGATAACGGAACTACATGGGATTCGACTTTTAATAATCTCAATATTAATAAGATTAAAAAAGATAATTTAGGGAATATCTACTTTAACTCAGGCGAATTATATAAATCTTCAGATGATGGAATAAATTGGCTAAACTGTTTTAATTCTAATTCAGATTTATTGATTGTTAATTTTGATATTTCTTCAAATAATGATATAGTGATCGCGGCTAAATATTGGTATAACTATATACTCAAATCTGAGGATAATGGTAACAATTGGGATACTCTTGGTACATTTGCCTCGATGCAGAGTGTAGATAGAATATTGGGTATAACTCAAAATTCTTCAAATTCAATATTTTTCTCATCCTATTATCATACTTCAGGTGGAATTGTAATTGAATTAAAATTATTATGGCGAACAACAGATAATGGTGCCTATTGGGAAAGAATAAATAGTGGAGTTTATTTTAATAATATTTATTTTTTTCAAGATACAATGTATTTGGCTGCTGAAAATAATGGTGCTTATATAAGTCCCTCCGGTATTTACAAATCCTATAATGAAGGAGATACTCTTATAATTATTAATAATGGATTAATTAATAAGAATACCAAAAAAATAATTATTACCCCAGGAAACATTCTTCTGTGCTTTACTTATGATGGGATTTACCGATCATTAGATGCTGGTAATTATTGGCAAAAACTTAATCTAATAGGATTACTCGGGGGCATCAAGTCAATTTATTTTAGCGATGAGGGTGTTTTATATGCTTGTACGACCAATGGGATTGGTGTTTTCACTGGTGAGCTTCCGGTAGAACTAACTTCCTTCATTGCCTCCCATAGTCTTAACAAAGTTCAAATAAATTGGCAAACAGCAACAGAGTTAAACAATCAGGGATTTGAGATTCAAAGAAAGTTTGAAAACTCTGATTGGATAACAATTGGCTTTAGAACAGGTAAAGGAACTAAAGCAGAACCAACCTCATATTTTTATGAAGATGATATTTCAGAACTAAACTCTGATAAACTTTACTATAGATTAAAACAGATAGATTTTAATGGAACATTTTCTTACTCTGCAGAAGTTGAAGTAATTACTCAACCGTTGGATTTTGCATTATATCAAAACTATCCAAATCCATTTAACCCAAGCACAATAATAAACTTTGCAGTTAAAGATGCTGGATTAGTTAGCCTAAAAGTTTATGATATTTTAGGAAGTGAAGTTGCAACCCTTGTTAATGAAACTAAAGTAGCTGGCAACTTTGCAGTTGAGTTTAATGCAGCTAACTTACCAAGCGGAGTTTATATTTACACTTTACAGATAAATGGATATACTGAAAGTAAGAAAATGCTGCTTCTAAAATAG
- a CDS encoding toxin-antitoxin system YwqK family antitoxin produces MNFGTISKIIFYLLLIIFTTNQISLSQENPYRKVSKTFYPDGTIKTEGDYLYDQLDGHYKEFYPNGKLWKDWNYENGREEGISTWYFPDGKVSIEWNYIYGKKEGVSKWYYETGELWSEQQYSNGVLQGTTFTYYKTGEKQGEWNYIDGVLQGISKTFYLNGNVEVERKFVDGKQHGTSRVFHDDKSLALEAFFIDNKLQGDVLIYDKMKTLRVRDTYINDELINRVKLDYTGKIESKEELVKNYYPSGRLAEETYIVDGLKDGPMKTYYESGFLKEEWNFKKNNISGRSFEYYENGVLSVSSDYVDGVKRGNEKSYYENGILKAETIYDSNLKNGICLTYHSNGNLESIGNYVLNRLEGNYKTYFKNGLLESEQTIKDGMKDGKRNTYYRNGALEKIENYINGKLIGWVKTYYNDGSMMKEEYFQNGYVQKSKTYGQDGLLISTYGYN; encoded by the coding sequence ATGAACTTCGGAACAATTTCTAAAATTATATTTTATCTTTTACTTATAATCTTTACCACAAATCAAATTTCTTTATCTCAAGAAAATCCTTATAGAAAAGTAAGCAAAACCTTTTATCCCGATGGAACAATAAAAACTGAAGGTGATTATTTATATGATCAGCTTGATGGACACTATAAAGAATTTTATCCAAACGGAAAATTGTGGAAAGATTGGAATTATGAAAATGGGAGAGAAGAAGGTATTTCAACCTGGTATTTCCCTGATGGTAAAGTGAGTATTGAATGGAATTACATTTATGGAAAAAAAGAAGGCGTATCCAAATGGTACTATGAAACAGGTGAGCTCTGGTCTGAACAACAGTATAGCAACGGAGTTTTGCAGGGAACAACTTTTACCTATTATAAAACCGGCGAGAAACAGGGCGAGTGGAATTATATTGATGGTGTACTTCAAGGAATTTCAAAAACTTTTTACTTAAATGGAAATGTAGAAGTTGAAAGAAAATTTGTTGATGGAAAACAGCATGGAACATCGCGTGTTTTTCATGATGATAAATCATTAGCACTTGAAGCTTTTTTTATTGATAACAAATTACAAGGTGATGTTCTAATTTATGATAAAATGAAAACTCTTCGTGTACGTGATACTTACATAAATGATGAACTTATAAATCGTGTTAAGTTAGATTATACCGGTAAAATTGAATCCAAAGAAGAGCTTGTTAAAAATTATTATCCTTCCGGAAGATTAGCTGAAGAAACTTATATTGTTGATGGTTTAAAAGATGGACCAATGAAAACATATTATGAAAGCGGATTTCTAAAAGAGGAATGGAATTTTAAAAAAAATAATATTTCTGGTAGATCATTTGAGTACTATGAAAATGGAGTGTTAAGTGTTTCGTCTGATTATGTTGATGGAGTTAAAAGAGGAAATGAAAAATCTTACTATGAAAATGGAATCCTAAAAGCGGAAACTATTTATGATAGCAATCTTAAAAATGGTATTTGTCTTACATATCATTCCAACGGAAATTTAGAAAGCATTGGTAATTATGTGCTCAATCGTTTGGAAGGTAATTATAAGACTTATTTTAAAAATGGGCTTTTAGAATCAGAGCAGACTATTAAAGACGGAATGAAAGACGGTAAAAGAAATACTTATTATAGAAACGGTGCTTTAGAGAAAATTGAAAACTACATAAATGGAAAACTTATTGGCTGGGTAAAAACATATTACAACGATGGTTCAATGATGAAAGAGGAATATTTTCAAAATGGGTACGTACAAAAAAGTAAAACTTACGGGCAAGATGGTCTATTAATCTCTACTTATGGCTATAATTAA